Proteins encoded together in one Impatiens glandulifera chromosome 1, dImpGla2.1, whole genome shotgun sequence window:
- the LOC124918686 gene encoding protease Do-like 1, chloroplastic: MATACSLFLSPPRAPISRSRTPIPIPSHFCLYRSTNLPTNFNRVFPIQSSLRSHSHAESLQSNHHFAFRNFFIDSLPLSSALNFLLLFSTSLALSLAIFVADVDSASASVVTKPRKLQSDELATVRLFQENTPSVVYITNLAVRQDAFTLDVLEVPQGSGSGFVWDKDGHIVTNYHVIRGASDLKVTLADQSTYDAKVVGFDQDKDVAVVRIDADAKKLRPIPVGLSADLLVGQKVFAIGNPFGLDHTLTTGVISGLGREISSAATGRPIQDVIQTDAAINPGNSGGPLLDSSGNLIGINTAIYSPSGASSGVGFSIPVDTVNGIVNQLVKFGKVTRPILGIKFAPDQSVEQLGVSGVLVLDAPANGPAGKAGLLSTKRDAYGRLILGDIITSVNGKKVSNGSDLYRILDQCKVDEKVIVEVLRGDQKEKIPVILEPKPDES, encoded by the exons ATGGCTACTGCCTGTTCACTATTCCTCTCTCCACCTCGAGCTCCGATTTCTCGTTCAAGgactccaattccaattccatctCATTTCTGTCTCTACAGATCCACCAATCTTCCTACCAACTTCAATCGCGTCTTTCCAATTCAATCCTCACTTCGCAGTCACTCGCACGCCGAGTCTCTACAATCCAACCATCACTTTGCCTTCCGCAATTTCTTTATCGATAGCCTTCCACTTTCTTCCGCTTTGAATTTTCTTCTCCTTTTCTCCACGTCTCTAGCCTTGTCGCTAGCTATATTTGTTGCGGATGTCGATTCCGCTTCTGCTTCTGTAGTCACCAAGCCGAGGAAGTTACAGTCCGATGAGCTAGCTACAGTTCGCCTTTTCCAAGAGAATACTCCTTCCGTTGTTTATATCACCAATCTCGCTGTTCG GCAGGATGCTTTTACACTGGATGTGTTGGAGGTGCCTCAAGGATCTGGCTCAGGATTCGTTTGGGATAAAGATGGTCATATTGTCACCAATTATCATGTTATTCGCGGTGCATCTGATCTGAA GGTGACTCTTGCTGACCAGTCAACTTATGATGCGAAGGTAGTTGGATTTGACCAAGACAAAGATGTTGCAGTTGTGCGTATAGATGCGGATGCAAAAAAACTGAGACCTATACCTGTTGGACTTTCTGCGGATTTGCTTGTTGGCCAAAAAGTATTTGCCATAGGGAATCCT TTTGGACTAGACCACACTCTTACAACAGGTGTAATAAG TGGGTTAGGAAGAGAAATCAGTTCTGCAGCCACTGGCCGACCAATACAAGATGTTATTCAGACAGATGCTGCCATCAACCCTGGTAACAGTGGAGGGCCACTCCTTGATAGTTCAGGGAACCTTATAGGAATAAATACAGCTATCTACTCACCATCTGGTGCATCATCTGGTGTTGGATTTTCAATTCCAGTTGATACG GTAAATGGAATAGTTAATCAGTTGGTTAAGTTTGGGAAAGTGACTAGACCCATTTTAGGAATCAAATTTGCACCAGATCAATCTGTGGAGCAACTTGGAGTTAGTGGGGTGCTTGTTTTGGATGCTCCAGCTAACGGACCTGCTGGAAAAgca gGGTTGTTGTCAACTAAACGCGATGCCTATGGAAGACTCATTTTGGGAGATATTATAACCTCTGTAAATGGGAAAAAAGTCAGTAATGGTAGTGACTTGTATAGAATTCTTGACCAGTGTAAAGTTGATGAGAAG GTAATTGTTGAAGTGCTGAGGGGAGATCAGAAAGAGAAGATTCCAGTAATTCTCGAGCCAAAGCCTGACGAATCATAA